In Deltaproteobacteria bacterium, the following proteins share a genomic window:
- a CDS encoding GTPase domain-containing protein, with product MRLQPNAGACVAFINYKTRDLNAKVVYVGPPGSGKSTNLRCIGERTAKQHVGDLVSLNRDAERTAYFDFLPLFLGRIHGFRSRLHLYTLPGHIPFESSKRMILSGIDAMVFVADSGPDRVQDNLDSWKQIRATLGDYGIDWKALPRAVQFNKRDIDGALAEDELRRLLDVEGAGVFGCVALTGQGVFDTLKYVSREILRRMLQSGRA from the coding sequence ATGCGCCTTCAGCCGAATGCCGGGGCGTGCGTGGCCTTCATCAATTACAAGACGCGGGATCTGAACGCCAAGGTGGTGTACGTCGGGCCGCCGGGGTCCGGCAAGTCCACCAATCTGCGGTGCATCGGCGAGCGGACGGCCAAACAGCACGTCGGCGACCTCGTCAGCCTGAACCGCGACGCCGAGCGAACGGCTTATTTCGATTTCCTTCCGCTGTTTCTCGGGCGCATCCATGGGTTCCGTTCGCGGCTGCACCTCTACACCCTGCCCGGGCACATCCCGTTCGAGTCGTCCAAGCGGATGATCCTGTCCGGCATCGACGCCATGGTCTTCGTGGCCGACTCCGGTCCGGACCGCGTTCAGGACAATCTGGACAGTTGGAAGCAGATCCGAGCCACGCTCGGCGACTACGGCATCGACTGGAAGGCCCTGCCCCGGGCCGTGCAGTTCAACAAGCGGGATATCGACGGCGCGCTGGCCGAGGACGAACTGCGTCGGCTGCTGGACGTCGAGGGGGCCGGGGTTTTCGGGTGCGTCGCCCTCACCGGCCAGGGCGTCTTCGACACGCTCAAGTACGTCAGCCGCGAGATTCTTCGCCGCATGCTGCAATCGGGACGGGCCTGA
- a CDS encoding HAMP domain-containing protein, producing the protein MTIRAKTAVAVLSALLCSALVAFFISGMVVSRAAEEVARRDAEDAGRLLIRILNHDQAELTRIGEDWAQWDDMFEYIATRNPEYIDKNLDDETLARNRFDLFALVDPDRHLVFSLGFSRRDRKRIDLPVDLSRLAMTIPASIFESVEGGFTGFWTAGDNRYLIGVEPVTPSLYDKAPNGALIIGREVDDQLLHEWEHLTGLSMRAANASEFSSPQLPEFDRPRVEAVESAEGIVGMTVIPGVLNTGPVGFAVGSGKASSSRSRLDVLMVLGLLVGSGLLISLVATTSIGRILVHRLENLHRFIAEVRRTGSFDRRIALSGEDEISELAAAFNAFLDRIGADLLRVQSGADALRDSLRMIDDIIQNMPVGIIQFRHPRETGLLALIDANPVAEKLIGLRANERAGDEFDGLFPAAASVGVKDMFLDVMRGGAPIDVDEFSFPDCPDDRVFHIYAFALPQDRLCVAIEDITHRRDTEHERAKLEEQLRQSQKMEAVGRLAGGIAHDFNNILTTIRGYSELLLESTEEKNPAREDLMEIRTAADRAAQLIAQLLAFSRRQIYSPRDVEINDLLLRSSKMLRRLIGEDIELFTQVAGTDLHLRADPTQIEQILVNLAVNARDAISTTGKIRIRVEARRVDEEFAGKHADAKDGDYVMISVSDNGTGMTADVQAQIFEPFFTTKERGKGTGLGLSTVYGIVRQNGGFLVVTSAAGEGSTFDVFLPRIVDPQ; encoded by the coding sequence TTGACGATCCGCGCGAAGACCGCGGTGGCCGTGCTGTCCGCACTGTTGTGCTCGGCGCTGGTCGCATTTTTCATTTCGGGGATGGTCGTCTCCCGCGCGGCCGAGGAGGTCGCCCGACGCGACGCCGAGGACGCGGGTCGCCTGTTGATCCGCATCCTGAATCACGACCAGGCGGAACTGACCCGGATCGGCGAGGACTGGGCTCAATGGGATGACATGTTTGAGTATATCGCCACTCGAAATCCCGAATACATCGACAAGAATCTCGACGACGAAACACTGGCGCGAAACCGGTTCGACCTGTTCGCCCTCGTCGATCCCGACCGCCATCTCGTTTTTTCCCTCGGCTTTTCGCGTCGCGATCGCAAGCGGATCGACCTTCCGGTGGACCTCTCCCGGCTCGCAATGACGATTCCCGCTTCCATTTTCGAGTCCGTCGAAGGGGGATTCACGGGTTTTTGGACCGCCGGTGACAACCGGTATCTGATCGGTGTCGAGCCCGTCACACCCAGCCTGTACGACAAAGCGCCCAATGGCGCGCTCATCATCGGTAGGGAGGTCGACGACCAACTTCTACACGAATGGGAGCATCTGACCGGCCTCTCGATGCGGGCGGCGAACGCGTCCGAATTCTCGTCGCCCCAATTGCCCGAGTTCGATCGACCGCGGGTCGAGGCTGTGGAATCGGCGGAAGGCATTGTCGGAATGACCGTCATCCCGGGGGTCCTGAATACCGGACCTGTCGGATTCGCCGTCGGGTCCGGAAAAGCTTCGTCCTCCCGGTCCCGCCTCGACGTGTTGATGGTCCTCGGTCTTCTCGTGGGATCGGGGCTGCTCATCTCGCTCGTGGCCACGACCTCGATCGGGCGAATCCTCGTCCACCGGTTGGAAAACCTGCATCGATTCATCGCCGAAGTCCGAAGGACCGGCAGCTTCGATCGGCGGATCGCCCTGTCCGGCGAGGACGAGATCTCCGAGCTGGCCGCGGCGTTCAACGCGTTTCTCGACCGTATCGGCGCCGACCTGCTGCGCGTTCAGTCCGGGGCGGACGCGCTGCGCGACAGCCTGAGGATGATCGACGACATCATCCAAAACATGCCGGTCGGCATCATCCAGTTTCGACATCCTCGCGAAACCGGGCTTCTGGCGCTCATCGACGCGAACCCCGTGGCCGAGAAATTGATCGGACTGCGTGCGAACGAGCGGGCCGGCGACGAGTTCGACGGCCTGTTCCCCGCGGCGGCGTCCGTCGGGGTGAAGGACATGTTCCTCGATGTGATGCGCGGAGGCGCACCCATCGACGTCGACGAATTTTCGTTTCCCGACTGCCCCGACGACCGCGTCTTTCACATCTACGCCTTCGCGCTGCCGCAGGACCGCCTGTGCGTGGCGATCGAGGACATCACGCACCGCCGCGACACCGAGCACGAGCGCGCAAAGCTGGAAGAGCAGCTGCGTCAGTCTCAGAAGATGGAAGCGGTCGGGCGGCTGGCCGGCGGTATCGCGCACGACTTCAACAACATCCTGACGACGATCCGCGGATATTCGGAACTCCTGCTGGAATCGACGGAAGAGAAGAACCCGGCCCGCGAAGACCTGATGGAAATCCGAACGGCGGCGGATCGGGCCGCCCAGCTCATCGCCCAGCTTCTGGCGTTTTCGCGGCGGCAGATCTATTCGCCGCGCGACGTCGAGATCAACGATCTGTTGCTGCGTTCGTCGAAGATGCTCAGACGACTCATCGGAGAGGATATCGAGCTGTTCACGCAGGTCGCGGGAACCGATCTTCACCTGCGCGCCGATCCCACACAGATCGAGCAGATTCTGGTGAACCTCGCGGTCAACGCCCGCGACGCCATTTCGACCACCGGAAAAATCCGGATTCGGGTCGAAGCCCGGCGCGTGGACGAAGAATTCGCGGGAAAACATGCCGACGCGAAGGACGGCGACTACGTCATGATTTCCGTTTCGGACAACGGAACGGGCATGACCGCCGACGTGCAGGCGCAGATCTTCGAGCCCTTTTTCACCACCAAGGAGCGAGGCAAGGGCACCGGCCTCGGCCTGTCCACCGTGTACGGCATCGTGCGGCAGAACGGCGGATTCCTGGTTGTCACCTCGGCAGCCGGCGAAGGCTCGACGTTCGACGTCTTTCTCCCCCGGATCGTGGACCCACAATAG